From the genome of Brienomyrus brachyistius isolate T26 chromosome 8, BBRACH_0.4, whole genome shotgun sequence, one region includes:
- the gpr157 gene encoding G-protein coupled receptor 157 isoform X3 has protein sequence MHKIGYDASEVSVGWCWISLKASDHVLWMMLTGKIWELLAYLILPVMYVLIKKHIHGAHAALSEYRPILTSVRPSDAHTSMADRKMTLIPIIFIGLRIWSTIRFFLLLLGSPARQHPMLVTLHGIGNTLQGAVNCTLFVLFTQLLRSRLAALLCSCCCCWYTAPVSPASEYCERSSACASSVRGSRAQDISGPSVNS, from the exons ATGCACAAGATTGGCTATGACGCCTCGGAGGTGTCTGTGGGCTGGTGCTGGATCAGCCTTAAAGCCTCAGACCATGTCCTGTGGATGATGCTGACTGGAAAGATCTGGGAGCTCTTGGCCTACCTCATCCTTCCCGTCATGTACGTCCTCATAAAGAAGCACATCCACGGAGCG CATGCTGCCCTGTCAGAGTACCGCCCCATCCTGACCAGCGTTAGGCCGTCTGATGCGCACACTTCCATGGCTGACCGAAAGATGACCCTCATCCCCATAATCTTTATAGGCCTGCGGATCTGGAGCACCATCCGCTTTTTTCTGCTGCTTTTGGGTTCCCCTGCTAGACAGCATCCCATGCTGGTCACCTTGCAT GGCATCGGAAACACTCTGCAAGGAgctgtaaactgcaccctgTTTGTCCTCTTCACCCAGCTGCTGCGTTCCCGGCTGGCTGCTCTGCtctgcagctgctgctgctgctggtacACAGCACCTGTGAGCCCGGCCAGTGAATACTGTGAGAGGTCTAGTGCCTGTGCTTCCTCAGTCAGAGGCAGCAGAGCCCAGGACATCAGCGGTCCGTCAGTCAACAGTTAA
- the gpr157 gene encoding G-protein coupled receptor 157 isoform X2: MHHAFHLISLTQHWGVPFVITVAAVCMHKIGYDASEVSVGWCWISLKASDHVLWMMLTGKIWELLAYLILPVMYVLIKKHIHGAHAALSEYRPILTSVRPSDAHTSMADRKMTLIPIIFIGLRIWSTIRFFLLLLGSPARQHPMLVTLHGIGNTLQGAVNCTLFVLFTQLLRSRLAALLCSCCCCWYTAPVSPASEYCERSSACASSVRGSRAQDISGPSVNS; this comes from the exons CTGGGGTGTGCCCTTCGTGATCACAGTGGCAGCCGTCTGCATGCACAAGATTGGCTATGACGCCTCGGAGGTGTCTGTGGGCTGGTGCTGGATCAGCCTTAAAGCCTCAGACCATGTCCTGTGGATGATGCTGACTGGAAAGATCTGGGAGCTCTTGGCCTACCTCATCCTTCCCGTCATGTACGTCCTCATAAAGAAGCACATCCACGGAGCG CATGCTGCCCTGTCAGAGTACCGCCCCATCCTGACCAGCGTTAGGCCGTCTGATGCGCACACTTCCATGGCTGACCGAAAGATGACCCTCATCCCCATAATCTTTATAGGCCTGCGGATCTGGAGCACCATCCGCTTTTTTCTGCTGCTTTTGGGTTCCCCTGCTAGACAGCATCCCATGCTGGTCACCTTGCAT GGCATCGGAAACACTCTGCAAGGAgctgtaaactgcaccctgTTTGTCCTCTTCACCCAGCTGCTGCGTTCCCGGCTGGCTGCTCTGCtctgcagctgctgctgctgctggtacACAGCACCTGTGAGCCCGGCCAGTGAATACTGTGAGAGGTCTAGTGCCTGTGCTTCCTCAGTCAGAGGCAGCAGAGCCCAGGACATCAGCGGTCCGTCAGTCAACAGTTAA